The Thermobifida halotolerans sequence CACTCCTGGCTGCTGGCCTGGAGAATGCCGTCCTCGACGCCGGGGAGCTCCACCTCCTCGCCGTTGATCAGCAGCGTGAACTCCTGGATCTCGGGGAGCTGCTTGAGGGTCCACACGAGCTGGGCGCCCATCCCGAAGAGCCGTTCGGAGTCGGCCGCCGAGGCCCGGGGGGAGTCGAGGTTCACGGTGACGTTTCCCGAGGAGTAGGCCACCGACGCCGTGGTCCCCTCGGGGAAGGACGTGCGCACCGCGGGGGTCAGCCAGTCGGTGGCCCCCTCCACCAGCATCCCGACCAGGCGCTGGGCGAGCTGCTCGGTGATGCCCACCGCGGAGTGCACCGGCAGGAAGACCGGGTCCGGCACGAGGGTGCTCAGGTCCTGGTTGAAGTAGTACAGGTTGAGGGGGCGGTACACCCGGTTCACGTCCTGGCGGCTCAGCAGGATGTCGTCGGGCAGGTCGTCGATCCGCCACTCGTCGTCCTCCTTGGTCAGGTGGAAGACGACGTCGATGGTCTGGCCCTGCTCGGCCGCCACGTACTGCCCGTCGGAGCGGATGGTCGCGTACAGCGGGGTGCGCACGCGCACCTGGGCGGTCCGCCCCTCCTCCACCGTCTCCACGTCGAAGCGGACGGCGTCCATCTCCTCGTAGACGAGCACCTGGTCGCTGGGTTCCCAGACCCTGCTCTGCTCCTCGGTCATGTACAGCCGGGCCGCCTCGTGGTTCTCCTCGAAACTGCCCATGTCCTTGAGGAAGCCGCGGACCAGGGTGTTCTCGCCCCATCCCGGCTGCGGTCCGGCGGGCAGCAGCCGGGTGAAGGTGTCGACCTGGTTGCCGAACCTGTCGCCCCTGCCCTCGAAGGTGGGCCCCCCGGTGGGCACGCTGGCGCACCCCGACAGCGCCGCCACGAGACAGAACGCCCAGACAGCGGCGTCGATCCGGCCTCGCCGTCCGATCACGTTTCCTCCCCCGCGCCCGCTCCGCGCACGGTCTCCAGACCCACCTGCTGGCCGCTGAACACCGACAGCGTTCCTCCCAGCGCGACCTCCGGCGGCACCAGCGGCAGCGGGGAGCCCCGCAGCTCGGTACCGGACACCCGCGGCAGCGACAGCCGGAACTGCGACCCCTCGCCGGGCCTGCCCCACGCCTGGAGCCAGCCCCCGTGCAGTTGCGCGTCCTCCTTGGCGATGGACAGCCCCAGACCGGTTCCGCCCGTGGTGCGCGCCCGGGCCGGATCGGCCCGCCAGAAGCGGTCGAAGCACAGGTGCTCCTCTCCCTCCTTGAGGCCGACCCCGAAGTCGCGGACCGCCACCGCCACGGCGTCCCGGTCCCCGGCCGCCGTCACGACGACGTCCTTGCCCTCGCTGTGCTCGATCGCGTTGACGATGAGGTTGCGCAGGATGCGGTTGATGCGGCGGGCGTCGAACTCGGCGGCGCACGGTTCCGCGGGCAGCCGCAGCACCACCTTGATCCCGCGCTTCTCCGCGATCTGCTCGGCCTCGCTGACGGCCTTGAGGACCGAGTCGCGGATGTCGGTGCGCTCGACGGCCAGCGTGGCGGCCCCGGCGTCGTGCCTGCTGATCTCCAGCAGGTCGGCGAGCAGCTCCTCGAAGCGCTCCAGTTGGCTCTGCAGCAGCTCCACGGAGCGCCGCATCGTGGGGTCGAAGCCGTCGCGCTCCTCGAACAGCAGGTCCCCCGCCATGCGGATGGTCGTCAACGGGGTGCGCAGCTCGTGCGAGACGTCGGAGACGAACTGGCGCTGGACCTTGGACAGCTCCTCCAACTCCTGGATCTTCTCCTGGAGGCTGCCCGCCATGTCGTTGAAGGACACCGCCAGGCGCGCGAGGTCGTCCTCGCCGCGCACCCGCATCCGCTCCGACAGGTCCCCGGAGGACAGCCTCTCGGCCGAACTCGCGGCCTGGCGCACCGGCGTGACCACCTGCCGGGTGACCACGTAGGCGATGGCCGCCAGCAGCAGGACCATCACGGAGGCGACCAGGACCAGAGTGCGCTGCACCAGGTCGAGCATCTGCTGCTCGTTGTCCAGGGGGAAGAGGTAGTAGAGCTCGTAGGCGCTGGACAGTTGGGCTCCCACGGCGAGTCCGGGCTCACGCTCGGCGCCGCGGACGATCTCGGTGTAGCGACCGTGCTGGGTGTCGCCGGCGCTGTCCTGCACCTCCTCCCGCAACTGCGCGGGCACGCTGCCCTCTCCGACCCCGCCGCTGGCCCGGCCGGTCATGCCGCCCACCGAGGGCAGGATCACCACGTCGTACAGGCCGGTGGACCCGCTGCGCGCGCTGAGTTCCTCGACGATCTCGTCGAGTTGGCGTTCGGGGTCCTGCTGGCCGCTGTCCTGGAGGATGCCCAGGGCGGTGGTCAGACCGATGTGGTGGTCGCTGAACGCGGCCTGCTCCTTGGCCTTGAGCAGGTCGGAGCGGACCTGCTGCACCATGAAGAACCCCAGGACCGCGGTGACCAGCACCGACGCCACCAGGGTGGTGGTGACCACGCGCAGCTGCAGGGAGCGCCGCCACCGCGAGTGCACGGCGGTGACGAGGGTGCGGGCCAGGCGCTGGGTGACCAGGTACCCGGCGCGCAGCGCGTTCCCCGTCCGCTGCCATCGCGTGGACGCGGCCTCCCCGTCCGTGGCGGGGACAGCCGCGTTCGCACCGGGGACGATGTCCGACACCGCTTCCGTCCTCGTCCGCCTCAGGCGACACCGGCCTTGTATCCGACGCCCCGCACCGTGACCACGATCTCCGGGTGCTCGGGGTCTTTTTCGATCTTGGCCCGCAGCCGCTGGACGTGCACGTTGACCAGCCGGGTGTCGGCGGCGTGCCGGTATCCCCACACCTGCTCCAGCAGCACCTCGCGGGTGAAGACCTGGCGGGGCTTGCGCGCGAGCGCGACGAGCAGGTCGAACTCCAGCGGGGTGAGGCTGATCGGCTGGTCGCCGCGGCGGACGGAGTGCCCGGCGACGTCGATGGTGATGTCACCGATCTGCAGCACCTCGGGAGCGGGCTCCTCGGTGCGGCGCAGTCGGACCCGGATGCGGGCCACCAGCTCCTTGGGCTTGAACGGTTTGACGATGTAGTCGTCGGCGCCGGACTCCAACCCGAGAACGATGTCCACCGTGTCGCTCTTGGCGGTGAGCATCACGATGGGGACACCGGACTCGGCGCGGATCTGACGGCACACGTCGATGCCGTCCGCGCCGGGCAGCATGAGGTCCAGCAGCACCAGGTCGGGCTTGGTCTCGCGGAAGGCCTCCAGGGCCTTGTCCCCGTCGTGGACGAACGACGGCTCGAAGCCTTCGCCTCTGAGCACGATGCCCAGCATTTCGGCGAGAGCGAGGTCGTCGTCGACGACCAGTACGCGTCCCTTCATCAGTTCTCCGGCGTCGGTCGACATCCCCCTCAGGGACGACTCCGGTCCGCCTTCTCCTTTCCGGACACTCTCAAGGGGCAGAAACTTCGAAAATCTTTCAGCCGGGTCCCCGTCGGCTCGACCGCAGACCCCGGTTGTGGCGGCGCAACGCCGTGGCGGCGCTCTCCGGTCGCACCGGACCGTCGCCGCTGGGCGGTCGGTTGCGGGCTCCTCCGCCCCACCCTGCCGCCTGTCCGCCCTTCCGTCCAGTGCGGACGGCGGCGTTCTTTCCAGAAACCAGGACGTCAGATAACAAAAGCATACAAAACCCGGAGATGGCCGCAGGTTGGGCGATATACGACCGACCCGCCCCCTTCTCCGACATCCTGACCGTGGGTCGAACTCGCATAACGTTGGGAGTGCCGCGTCACGGAACACCCGTACGGTCGACAGGAGGTCCCATGCCCGAGGAGGACGGTCAGGAGTGGCGTGCCCCCGGCGGGCCGCCTTCTCCCAGCCAGCCCCCCAAGCAGGACATTACCGCAGATCACATCCCCGGCGGAGAAAATCGCACATTCGCTCCCGCTCCCGGGCAGCCTCCTGCTCCGCCCCGGGGAGCGCCGGGTGCGCCGCCTCCCGCGGCCCCCGGGACGGGTGCTCCGCCGGACTGGGCGCCGCCGCCGGTGTTCCCCTGGTCCGCGCCGGGGGCGTCCCCCGGAGGTGCGCCCGCGCCTCCCCCAGGCCCGGCCGCACCGGGACGGACGCCGCCGTCCGGTCCCGGGGAAGCCGCCCCGGGCGGCTCCGAGCGGCCGGAACCGGCCGCACTGCGCCCCTACGCCCTGGGCGACCTGCTCAACGGCGGCTTCGGCTACCTGCGCGACAACCCGCGGACCGTCTTCGGCCTGGCCTTCGTGGTCGTCGCGTTCACCAGCGTGCTGCCCGCTCTGGGCCTGACCGACCTGTTCACCGGCTACGCGGAACTGATCCGCTCCGAGACCCTCCCCTCCACCGCCCCGGGGCTGTCGGGACTCGGCACGGCGGGCTTCTACGCCGGCGCGCTGGTGCAGTCCGTGGGCAGCGGAGTGCTCCTGGGACTGCTCAGCGGCGTCGTGGGCATGACCGTGCTGGGCCGTCGGCCGTCCCTGCGCGAGGCGTTCGCGCACGTGCGCGGCAGTTGGGGGAGCCTGGCCGCCCTGGCCGGCTTCTACCTGCTGCTCTCCGGCGCGGCGCTCGTCGTGCTGGGCGTGGTGCTCGCGCTCTCCCTGGGCCTGACACTCCTGCTGCCCCTCGCCGGTCTGCCGGTGCTCTTCCTGGGACTCGCCGGGTGCGTCGCGCTGTTCGGCTGGCTGGCCGTCAAGACCTCGCTGGCCATCCCCGCCGCGATCCTGGAACGGGCGGGGCCGGGGCAGGCGCTGGTGCGCTCGTGGCGGTTGAGCACGGGCAACTTCTGGCGGATAGCGGCCGTGCTGGTCCTCTCCCACCTGCTCGCCTACGTCCTCACCAACGTGCTGACCGTCCCGTTCTCCCTGGGCGCGCTGATCGTCAGCGCCTCCCTGACCGACCTGTCCGTCATCGCCGTGGTCAGCGGCGTGCTCTCCTTCCTCGGCATACTGCTGAGCGGCTGCGTCAGCGAACCGTTCACCGCGGGCGTCACCGCGCTGCTCTATCTGGACGTGCGGATGCGCCGGGAGGCGCTGGACCTGCGGCTGCGTGAGGCGGTGCGCTCCGGTGCGACGCCCGGCCCCGAGGCCTACCTGCTCGCCCGTCCCCTGGGAGCGATGGCTTGAGCGAGATGGTGAGCCGCGACGAGGGAGCCCGGATCGCCTGGGACGAGCTGTCCGACCCGGTCTACGGCGAAGCCCAGCCGTCCCTGCTCGAACGCCTGCTCCAGTGGTTCGACGACCGACTGGAGGACCTGTTGGGGCGGGCGGAGGCGGCTCTTCCGGGCGGCTGGTGGACCCTGGGCGCGCTGCTGGTGGTCCTCGCGCTCCTGGTCGCGGCGCTCATCTGGTACCTGCGCCCGGGCCGGGTCTCCCGGCGCGCGGCCCCCCTCGACTCCTCCGCCGAGATGACCGCGGACGACCACCGCGGGCTGGCCGAGCGGCACGCCGCGCGGGGCGCCTACGCCGAGGCGATCCGGGAGCGGCTGCGCGCGGTCGTCCGCGACCTCGAGGACCGCGCCGTGATCTCCCCCAGGCTGGGACGCACCGCCACCGAACTGGCGGCCGAGGCCTCCGCCGTGCTCCCGGAGCGGCGCGCCGAACTGCACCGGGCCGCGGCACTGTTCAACGACGTCTGGTACGGCGACCGCGAGGCGACCTCCGAGGGGTACGGTCTGCTGTGCGCACTCGACGACGCGCTGCGCTCCGCCGTGCCCTCGACCCCCGCGGAGCCGCCCCGATGACGCCGCCCCCCTCCCCCCCGCCCCCCGCCGCCACGGCCTCCTCCGCGCTCTCCCCCGGCCTCGCCGGACTGTGGCGGCGGCTCCGCGGCCCACTGGCGTTCCTCCTCGTCGCCGTGGGGATCGCCACCGTCCTGGCGTGGGGTGCCCAGCCGCTGCCCGAGGGCCCCCTCGACCCCGAGGCGCCCACCCCCGAGGGGTCCCGCGCCCTGGCGCAGATCCTCGAGGACCGCGGCTCCGAGGTCACCGTCGCGCGCACGGCCGAGGAGGCGGCGTCCGCGGTCGCACCGGACTCGGTCCTGCTGGTGGTGCTGGGCGACCGACTGCTCCCCGAGGACGTCGAGCGGATCGCCGGACTGCCCGGCGAACTGGTGCTGGTGGACCCGACCGCCGAGATGCTCGACGCGCTGGCCCCCGGGGTCGAGATGGACGGCCTCTCCGAGACCGGCACGCCCGCCCCCCGGTGCGGTCTGCGGGCCGCGGTCCTGGCCGGAGCCGTCGAACTCGACCACAGACTGTACGTCGGCGGCTCCGTCGCCTGCTATCCGGGGGACGGGGGCCACGGGCTGGTCCAGACCTCCGACGGGGGACGCACGGTCACGGTGCTGGGCTCGGCCACCCCGCTGTCCAACGAGCGCCTGGGCCACGAGGGCAACGCGGCGCTGCTGCTGAACCTGCTGGCCGGGCACGACGTGGTGTGGTTCGTTCCCGACTTCCCCGAGTCCGAGGCGCCCGAGCCCGAGAGCCTGGTGCACCCGGGCTTCTTCCTGTCCCTGCCCGTGCTGCTGGCCGCGTTCGCGCTGCTGGCGCTGTGGCGCGGCCGGCGGCTGGGGCCGCTGGTGGCCGAGCGCCTTCCGGTCGTGGTGCGCGCCTCGGAGACCACGGAGGGCCGGGCGCGGCTGTACGCGTCCCGCCGGGCCCGGGACCGCGCCGCCGCCGCGCTGCGCTCGGGGCTGGTCGGCCGCCTCCGTCCGGGACTGGGGCTCGGTCCCGACGCCACCCCCGAGACGGTCGTGGCGGCTGTCTCCGCGCGCTGCGCACGCTCCCCCCAGGAGGTGCGCGTCCTGCTGTACGGCGAACCGGCCGGCTCCGATCCCTTCACGCACGACGACGCGGGACTGGTCCGACTCGCCGACGAACTCGATCGACTCGAAAGAGAGGTAAGGCAGTCGTGAGCGACGTCCACCCGGGCTCCGAGCCGTCCGCCGACTCGGCCCGACACGCCCTGATCACGCTGCGCTCCGAGGTGGCCAAAGCCGTGGTGGGCCAGGAGGAGACGGTGACCGGGCTGGTCATCGCGCTGCTGTGCCGCGGGCACGTGCTGCTGGAGGGGGTGCCGGGCGTGGCCAAGACCCTGCTGGTGCGGACGGTCTCCGCCGCGCTGTCGCTGGACCACAGGCGCGTCCAGTTCACTCCGGACCTCATGCCCGGCGACGTGACCGGGTCGATGGTCTACGACGCGCGGACCGCGAAGTTCGAGTTCCGCGAGGGGCCGGTCTTCACCAACCTGCTGCTGGCCGACGAGATCAACCGCACGCCTCCCAAGACGCAGGCCGCGCTGCTGGAGGCGATGGAGGAGCGGCAGGTCACCACCGACGGGCGCCCGATGGCGCTGCCCGACCCGTTCGTGGTGACGGCCACGCAGAACCCGGTGGAGTACGAGGGCACCTACCCGCTGCCCGAGGCCCAGCTCGACCGCTTCCTGCTGAAGCTGATCGTTCCACTGCCCGAACGCGCCCACGAGGTCGAGATGCTCGGTCGGCACGCCGCCGGTTTCGACCCCGGCGACCTGACCGCGGCGGGGGTGCGCGCGGTGGCGGGGGCGGCCGAGCTCAAGGCCGCCCGCGACGCGGTGAACGCGGTGCACGTCGCCCCGCAGGTGCTCGGCTACATCGTGGACGTCTGCCGGGCCACGCGGACGTCGCCCTCGCTGCTGCTGGGGGCCTCCCCGCGCGGTGCGACCGCGCTGCTGCGCACCAGCCGGGCGTGGGCGTGGCTGTCGGGTCGCGACTACGTGACGCCCGACGACGTCAAGGCTCTGGCGAAGGCGACCCTGCGGCACCGTGTCGCGCTGCGCCCCGAGGCGGAGCTGGAGGGCGCGACCACCGACGGTGTCCTCGACGGCGTGCTGGCCTCGGTGCCGGTTCCCCGCTGACGGACCGCCCGGCGGTGTCGGCGGGCACAACCAGGAGAGGGTTTGGTCACTGATGGCTGTCACCGGTCGTGCGGTGTTCCTGGCGTTCGTCGGGGTGGCGGCGGCGTTCGTCGCCGCGCCCGCGGGCGCCTGGGTGCCGTGGGTGGTCCTGGGGTCACTGCTGGTGGCCCTGCTGGCGGATCTCGCGCTGGCCCCGAGCTCCCGCGCGGTGCGCCTGGAACACGGGGGCGACACCTCGGCGCGGCTGGGCGACAGCGCCGAGGTGTGGCTGGTCGTCACCAATACGGGGCGGCGCACCCTGCGCGCCACCGTGCGCGACGCCTGGCGGCCCTCCGCCGGGGCCGCGCCGCGCTCCCACAGCCTGGTGGTGCCTCCCGGAGGGCGGCGTCTGGTCCGCACGGCGCTGACCCCGAGCAGGCGCGGCGACCAGTCCTGCGCGCACGTCACGGTGCGCAGTCACGGGCCGCTGCGGCTGGCGGCGCGCCAGTCCTCGCACTCGGCGCCGTGGACCGTCCGGGTGCTTCCCCCCTTCCGCAGCCGACGCCACCTTCCCGGCAAGCTGTCGAGGCTGCGGGAGCTGGACGGCCAGCACCGCGCGATGATCCGCGGCCAGGGCAGCGAGTTCGACTCGCTGCGCGAGTACGTGCCCGGCGACGACGTCCGCTCCATCGACTGGCGGGCCACCGCGCGCCGCGAGACGGTCGTGGTGCGCACCTGGCGGCCGGAGCGGGACCGCCGCATCCTGCTGGTGCTGGACACCAGCCGCACCTCGGCCGGGCGGGTGGGCGACCTGCCCCGGCTGGAGCACTCGATGGACGCGGCGCTGCTGCTGACCGCGCTGGCCGCCAGGGCCGGGGACCGGGTGGACTTCCTCGCCTACGACCGCCGGGTGCGCGCCCGGGTGCGCGCGCACGGGCGCGGCAGCACGCTGCAGGCGATCGTCTCGGCGATGGCCCCGCTGGAGCCGGAGCTGGTGGAGGTGGACGCGGCGGGGATGGTCGCCGCGGTCCTGGGCGGCCAGCGCCGCAGCCGCCAGCTGGTGGTGCTGCTCACCGATCTCAACGCCGCCGCGCTGGAGGAGGGGCTGCTGCCCCGGCTCGCCGCGCTGACCGCCCGCCACCTGGTGCTCGTGGCGGCCGTGGCCGACCCCCGCGTCACGGAGATGGCCGCTGAGCGGGGGGACACCCGGGCCGTCTACAACGCCGCCGCCGCGCAGCGGACGATCGTGGAGCGCCGCCGGGTCACCGCCGAGTTGCGCCGCCGCGGCGTCGAGGTCGTGGAGGCCGTCCCGGAGGAGCTGGCCCCGGCCCTGGCCGACGCCTACATCACGCTGAAGGCCCAGGGCAGGCTCTGAGCGGCACGCCTCGGTCCACGGCGACGATCCTGACTCGGCCGTCGCGGGGCCGGGGGCGCCTCCGGGGGGCGCTGGCGAGCACTGGCCGGACTCCGGGCTGTTCCAACGCTGTGGCCGCGACCGTGGCGTCGATGGTGCACCGACCGTCTCGGCGGGCATCTCAGGCATAGAGACGCCGCACTTCTCCACGGTGCGTTCCCGGCCGGCACGGCGCTTCCGATCACTGCCTCTTTCCGACTCCCGCACCAGCGTTCATGCCGCCCAAGGCAGCAGACCGGACTGCGGTCCGCGGGGGTTTTCACCCCGCCACCGCGACCGTCTGCGGGGCGTCGGCGATGTCGCCGGTCTCGCCCTCGTGGACGGCGCGGCGGCCCAGGGTGAACACGTAGAGCAGGAACAGGGCCTCGGCGACCACGCCGATGCCGATGCGCAGCCAGGTGATGTGCACCCAGCCGGTCACGAAGCCCTCGATGAGGCCGGAGACGAACAGCACCACCACGAGTCCCAGCGCCACCCCCATGGCGGCCCGGGCCTCCTGGCCCAGCGCCTGGGCGCGGGTGCGGTGGCCGGGGACCAGGAAGGCCCAGCCGATCCGGATGCCGACGCCGCCCGCGACGAACACGGCGGTCAACTCCAGCAGGCCGTGCGGCAGGATCAGCCCGAAGAAGACGTCGGCCTTGCCGTGGGCGGCCATCAGTCCGCCCGCCACCCCCAGGTTGGCGGAGTTGAGCAGCAGGACGTAGACCGCGGGCAGGCACAGGAACGCGCCGAAGACGATCGACTGCGCCGCGACCCAGGCGTTGTTGGTCCACACCTGGGCGGCGAACGACGCGCCCGGGTGCTCCACGTAGTAGTTGGCGAAGTCGTGCTCGACGTAGGCGCTGATCTCCTCGGGGGTGCCCAGGGCCGCCTGCGCCTCGGGGGTGGTGGCGACCCAGGCGCCCACCCCGAAGGCCACCAGCAGGTTGGCCGCCATGGCCACCAGCCACCACCAGCGCAGCCGGTACAGGGCGGCGGGGAAGGAGCGGGTGAAGAACCGGCCGAAGTCGCGCCAGGAGCCCGCGTGGGCGCCGGTGATGACGGCGCGGGCCCGCGCCACGAGGCCGGACAGCCACCCGGCCAGGGCCGGGTCGTGCCCCGTCGAGCGCAGCACGGACAGGTCGGTGGAGACCCGCTGGTACAGCTCGACCAGTTCGTCGATCTCCTCGCCGGTGAGACGGCGGTGGCGGCGTACCAGCCTCTGCAGTCGTTGCCAGGAGGGGCGGCGCTCGGCGGTGAAGAGGTCAAGATCCACGTCTCGACTCTACTCACCGGGTGGCCGTCCGCGGCCGGGAGTCAGCCGTCGCGTCCGGCCGCCGCCCGCACCTGAGAGACTGGGAGCAGACCCCGGGGCGGGCCGCCGACGCGTCCCCTCCCGGCGGCCCGCCCCGGACCCACGGCCTAGGAGGAGACGACGGTGTCGCACAGCGCAGGGCACGGCGGACAGTCCCATCTGGTGACGGGGGACGCGGTCGTTCTGGACCTGCGGCCCGCCGGATTCGCCAGTCGCGCGGTGGCCGTCTTCATCGACCTGTCCGTGCAGTTCTTCTTCCTGTTGGCGGCGACGCTGGTCGTCGTGCTCCTGGCCGACGGGGCGCTGGACCAGGCGCTGCCCGCCGCCATCGAGCTGGCGCTCATCGTGCTGACCCTCATCGGCTACCCGGTGGCGTTCGAGACCCTCAGCCGCGGCCGCAGCCTCGGCAAGCTCGCGCTGGGACTGCGGGTGGTCAGCGGCGACGGATCGCCGGTGCGGTTCCGCCAGGCCCTCGCCCGGGCCCTGGCCACGGTGGTGGAGTTCTGGATGACCAGCGGAGCGGTCGCGCTGATCAGTTCGCTGCTGAACCGGCAGGGGCGCAGGGTCGGCGACTTCCTGGCCGGGACCGTCGTCGTGCAGGAGCGCACCGGCCGCCGTCCCGGACCGGTCATCGAGATGCCGCCCCCCATGTCCGGGTGGGCGCGGGTGGCCGAGCTGTCCCGGCTGCCCGCCGACGTCGCCGCGACGGCCCACCAGTACCTGACGCGCTACACCGAGTTCACCGACCAGACCCGCTACGAGATGGGCGTCGGCCTGGCCAACACCGTCTCGCGGTACGTGGCTCCGCCGCCTCCCCCGCAGGCCAGCCCGCCCGAGTACCTGGCCGCCGTGCTGGCCGAGCGCCGCCGCCGCGAGGAGGAGCGGCTCGCCCACCTCCGGGGGGGCCGGTCCTGAACCGCTCCGGAGGAGGCGTCCGGCTACCGGGCGGCGGTCGGGAACGCCTCCTCCGCGCCGCCGCGGGCCGTTCCCGACCGGTCGGGGACGGCCCGCGGCTCACGGGCGCCGGTCAGTACCGGTAGTGGTCGGGCTTGTAGGGGCCGGCGGCGTCGACGCCGATGTAGTCGGCCTGTTTCTTGGTGAGCTGGGTCAGCTTCACGCCGAGCGCGTCCAGGTGCAGCCGGGCGACCTTCTCGTCGAGGTGCTTGGGCAGCACGTGCACGCCGGTCGGGTACTCGTCGGTCTTGGTGAACAGCTCGATCTGGGCGATCACCTGGTTGGTGAAGCTGTTGGACATCACGAAGCTGGGGTGGCCGGTGGCGTTGCCCAGGTTCAGCAGACGGCCCTCCGACAGCACGATGACGGAGTGCCCGTCGGGGAACCGCCACTCGTGCACCTGCGGCTTGATCTCGATCTTCTCGACGCCCGGGATCGCGGCGAGCCCCGCCATGTCGATCTCGTTGTCGAAGTGGCCGATGTTGCCCACGATGGCCTGGTGCTTCATGCGGGCCATGTGGTCGGCCGTGATGACGTCGCGGTTGCCGGTCGCGGTGACGAAGATGTCGGCGGTCTCGACGACGTCGTCGAGGGTGGTGACCTGGTAGCCGTCCATCGCGGCCTGGAGCGCGCAGATGGGGTCGATCTCGGTGACGATGACGCGGGCGCCCTGGCCGCGCAGCGAGTCCGCGCAGCCCTTGCCGACGTCGCCGTATCCGGCCACGACCGCGACCTTGCCGCCGATGAGCACGTCGGTGGCGCGGTTGATGCCGTCGACCAGCGAGTGGCGGCAGCCGTACCTGTTGTCGAACTTGCTCTTGGTGACGGAGTCGTTGACGTTGATCGCCGGGAAGAGCAGCGTGCCCTCGCGGTCCATCTCGTAGAGGCGGTGCACGCCGGTGGTGGTCTCCTCGGTGACCCCCTTGATCCGGGCGGCGATCCTCGTCCACTTGCCGGAGTCCTCGGCGAAGTTCTTGTGGAGCAGTTCCAGGAAGACGCGGAACTCCTCGCTGTCGGCGGTGGCGGGATCGGGGACGGTCCCGGCCTTCTCGTACTGGGCACCCTTGTGGACGAGCATCGTGGCGTCGCCGCCGTCGTCCAGGATCATGTTCGGGCCCTCGCCGTCGGGCCAGGTCAGCGCCTGGTCGGTGCACCACCAGTACTCTTCGAGCGTCTCGCCCTTCCAGGCGAAGACGGGCACCCCGCGGGGGTCGTCGGGCGTTCCGTCGGGTCCGACGACGACGGCCGCGGCGGCGTGGTCCTGGGTGGAGAAGATGTTGCAGCTGACCCAGCGCACCTCGGCGCCCAGCTCGACCAGGGTCTCGATCAGGACCGCGGTCTGGACGGTCATGTGCAGCGAGCCCATGATTCTGGCGCCTCTGAGCGGTTTCGCGGAGCCGAACTCCGCCCGGGTGGCCATGAGTCCGGGCATCTCGTGTTCGGCGAGGCGGATCTCCTTGCGTCCGAATTCGGCCAGCGAGAGGTCGGCGACCTTGAAGTCGAATGCCATGCGTCTTACTCCAGTCCTGAGGATGCGCTCTGCAGTCTATGAGCGGGACGGGCGAAGCGGCGGTTCGACGCCCCAGCCCGATGGGACTTTGTCCGGTTTGTCTGATGCGGGAAACATTCCCGTTTCTGGGGCGAACTCCCGAACAGGAGTGTTCCACCGGTTCCCCGGCTTTTCTCCCGCCTCCGGGTGATCGGTCGGCATCGGGGAGGTTTCGCCGATTGCCTGCGGGTAACGGTGTGTTGTGTGAGTTCGCTACGCGGCTTTGAACCGGCCCCGGACCGCCTTCCGCACGACCTCCGAGTCCGGCTCGTCGAACTGGACCGGCTGCGTGAGGTGTGGACCGGCCACCAGAGACGACGCCCCAGCCACCAGTGGTCCGGCAACCGGGCCCGCCTGCTCCGCCGACACATCCTGGAACTGCGCACCCTGGCAGGACACCCACCGGCCGCCTCCGAGGCCGCCGAGCGACTGGTGAACGACGGTTTCGACAGCGGCGGCTTCCTGTCCCCCGAGGAACGCGAACGGCTGCACGCCGAGGAACGGGCGCTCGCCTCCCTGACCGAGGCGTCCCGGACCGGGCGCGAGATGACCCCGGCCTACCTCGACGACATCGTGCACTCCCTCACCGGCCGGTCCGTCCCCGGCCTGGGCGACCGCCTGACGGGCTGCCTGGCCGAGGCCACGGCGGTGTGGACCCACCCCGTCATCCGTGCCGCC is a genomic window containing:
- a CDS encoding AAA family ATPase yields the protein MSDVHPGSEPSADSARHALITLRSEVAKAVVGQEETVTGLVIALLCRGHVLLEGVPGVAKTLLVRTVSAALSLDHRRVQFTPDLMPGDVTGSMVYDARTAKFEFREGPVFTNLLLADEINRTPPKTQAALLEAMEERQVTTDGRPMALPDPFVVTATQNPVEYEGTYPLPEAQLDRFLLKLIVPLPERAHEVEMLGRHAAGFDPGDLTAAGVRAVAGAAELKAARDAVNAVHVAPQVLGYIVDVCRATRTSPSLLLGASPRGATALLRTSRAWAWLSGRDYVTPDDVKALAKATLRHRVALRPEAELEGATTDGVLDGVLASVPVPR
- a CDS encoding DUF58 domain-containing protein; the protein is MAVTGRAVFLAFVGVAAAFVAAPAGAWVPWVVLGSLLVALLADLALAPSSRAVRLEHGGDTSARLGDSAEVWLVVTNTGRRTLRATVRDAWRPSAGAAPRSHSLVVPPGGRRLVRTALTPSRRGDQSCAHVTVRSHGPLRLAARQSSHSAPWTVRVLPPFRSRRHLPGKLSRLRELDGQHRAMIRGQGSEFDSLREYVPGDDVRSIDWRATARRETVVVRTWRPERDRRILLVLDTSRTSAGRVGDLPRLEHSMDAALLLTALAARAGDRVDFLAYDRRVRARVRAHGRGSTLQAIVSAMAPLEPELVEVDAAGMVAAVLGGQRRSRQLVVLLTDLNAAALEEGLLPRLAALTARHLVLVAAVADPRVTEMAAERGDTRAVYNAAAAQRTIVERRRVTAELRRRGVEVVEAVPEELAPALADAYITLKAQGRL
- a CDS encoding stage II sporulation protein M, which produces MDLDLFTAERRPSWQRLQRLVRRHRRLTGEEIDELVELYQRVSTDLSVLRSTGHDPALAGWLSGLVARARAVITGAHAGSWRDFGRFFTRSFPAALYRLRWWWLVAMAANLLVAFGVGAWVATTPEAQAALGTPEEISAYVEHDFANYYVEHPGASFAAQVWTNNAWVAAQSIVFGAFLCLPAVYVLLLNSANLGVAGGLMAAHGKADVFFGLILPHGLLELTAVFVAGGVGIRIGWAFLVPGHRTRAQALGQEARAAMGVALGLVVVLFVSGLIEGFVTGWVHITWLRIGIGVVAEALFLLYVFTLGRRAVHEGETGDIADAPQTVAVAG
- a CDS encoding RDD family protein; amino-acid sequence: MSHSAGHGGQSHLVTGDAVVLDLRPAGFASRAVAVFIDLSVQFFFLLAATLVVVLLADGALDQALPAAIELALIVLTLIGYPVAFETLSRGRSLGKLALGLRVVSGDGSPVRFRQALARALATVVEFWMTSGAVALISSLLNRQGRRVGDFLAGTVVVQERTGRRPGPVIEMPPPMSGWARVAELSRLPADVAATAHQYLTRYTEFTDQTRYEMGVGLANTVSRYVAPPPPPQASPPEYLAAVLAERRRREEERLAHLRGGRS
- the ahcY gene encoding adenosylhomocysteinase, whose translation is MAFDFKVADLSLAEFGRKEIRLAEHEMPGLMATRAEFGSAKPLRGARIMGSLHMTVQTAVLIETLVELGAEVRWVSCNIFSTQDHAAAAVVVGPDGTPDDPRGVPVFAWKGETLEEYWWCTDQALTWPDGEGPNMILDDGGDATMLVHKGAQYEKAGTVPDPATADSEEFRVFLELLHKNFAEDSGKWTRIAARIKGVTEETTTGVHRLYEMDREGTLLFPAINVNDSVTKSKFDNRYGCRHSLVDGINRATDVLIGGKVAVVAGYGDVGKGCADSLRGQGARVIVTEIDPICALQAAMDGYQVTTLDDVVETADIFVTATGNRDVITADHMARMKHQAIVGNIGHFDNEIDMAGLAAIPGVEKIEIKPQVHEWRFPDGHSVIVLSEGRLLNLGNATGHPSFVMSNSFTNQVIAQIELFTKTDEYPTGVHVLPKHLDEKVARLHLDALGVKLTQLTKKQADYIGVDAAGPYKPDHYRY